tttggttgaccacctttggcgaggtgcacgcttcgtgtgtacattatcacatgggcttgtgagtggaataattatatacgtatgtatatgagttatttatttgtggggtatgggtttaaagttcattgttgacgataccgtaccctagagtatattgtggtgttgatgagggcttaaagttcgatgttgacgatacctcatgtatggaatttaagttcgatgttgacgatgccatacgactattgtagtgacgttgatgacggtgtaaagttcgttgttgacgatacctcatatgtggattttaagttcgatgttgacgataccacattaattcattcgatgagggttttaagttcgatgttgacgatacctcatacgtgggttttaagtttgatgttgacgataccacgttaattgggacgaatgggatttaagttcgatgttgacgataccattcgtagagctagccttgagatcttgaatacttttggatgttgtgaacattcgatgtttgtcgtattattgtgatatatatatatatatatatatatatatatatatatatatatatattgtcgtattgttgtgatgtagctaaccctctgggtgtagcttaatggcgttgttcacatcgtcgtaggTGAACTTACGTTATTGTTgatattgttagcttgttgcttagtgatcgtatggtatgcttagaatagcttgcctttatgcttggatgctccggtatgcggtatttggttatttgtatggcgtgtccattttatgcatatatatgtatgtagtatattctcactcactaagcattagcttaccctctcgttgttgatatttttataggttcgcgtgatggctgctcgggtaagcatggggattagagatcttggctaggttgctttagaagatcttgcttttggactcgattaggatttgggtagcgtagtcccaaatcaccatgctcggttttgtgtaaacgtaactagtcgggtcataatgattataaccggtttacgatttaattaatgaaccattgtattagggagtttaaattattaatgtatgttttaagttcgttgaacttactttggtaataaATATGTTtgggaaattgtgtaatgggacctaaagtattatttaacgcgtattaaaaggaaattttttttatgggccggttttaatacgggttgggttgtttcaaataactttcaaccacaattcacaaaaaacttttggtttatatatgtatgtaaaaaaccgtgcaaaaaacgcaatttacagttcatattcgtatgtaaatagcgatactaaaaaaatataagaattatttatgagcccgtggtgttgacaaattttaaaacttaGAACCCTTGCGTTGCATGGTGGGTAAAATAACTgtgcaaaattaattgatttttttcaaacaattattcatttgagtttaagagctcgtgaTATTGACAAATTTTGAAGGTTGTTTTGGATGATCTTAGTAACTTAACGTCTACAATTTAAACAATATGAGTCCAAGAAAACATGTTAGTGAAGTCTAAGTTATATATGTTCTTTGTTATCATTACATAATAACTcttgtataaaaagtatatatgtcACATgtcattatattaaattaaatattaatattaaataaacaaTGTAAACAATTACAATATTTAAAATGTAAATATTGAAAAGTTTTGAAAATTAAAAAGCTACGTATATACATTATGCAACTTTGCCAATTTTTAGTTTGGAAGTTATGTTGCATATTTTGAAGCAATTATCTCCTTTACATTGTTAGATAACATTTGCAAATCGATTTTAGTGGACATACggagtaatatacatatatttcatttataataatatatataatataatatagatatatagatataatatatagatacaaatatcCTAAAATAACTTTTAACTACAATTCAGAAAAactttttgatttatatatatctatagatagatagatagatagatatctaTTACTATCACTTACATGGAAATGTgatctatatattatttttaatgtgAAAGTACAATTCGAGTAAACATAGTCCTGCTTTTTTATTCACAATTGTAGAAATACAAAGCTCAAGTTATCACGACAACATAAATTCAAGTTAACATGACAATATTAATTCAAGTTgccatccttttttttttttttttttttttgtatgtacTATTCAGTTCCATATGTGGTAATTCATGACAAGTATCCTTTTAAATAATTGTTAAATTTCTTCAAGCACCTGTATTCACATTTCTATCTAGTAGTGTTATAATTCTTGAATGTTATACAAACAAATCAAAATACCATATATGTTGGTTACTAGCATGTCAAAACTAGACCACTCtaataaaacaaaaaaattaaaGGAAGACAATAAAATGCTTGACATAGGAAAACCTCTATATAAatcgatattattttatttattgatCAACCAAAATACATTGTAACACAAAATAAGATTAGAACACAGCAGCTGAACCCATCACAGGTGTCTGATTCTTTCGACCAAACCGGGAAACTGCGCAATCAGTAGCAAATAAACCTGTCGTCAAGTACTTTGGTTTATCACCCAATAATGGCATCTTCGAACTAACCTTCATCTTACTCACATAATTTTTCCTATAAGTTTGTCCCAAAATACCATCCACTTCATCACTTAGATTATAAAACTTAAACCCCAATTCCAAATGTGCAAAACAATCCTCATTTGTGATATTATAACCATGAATCCTTGACTCCTCTTCACCAATGGGGACCACCTCGGCCGTGATTCTAAAACTATTTGTCACTTCGATTGCTACGCCATTACTTGGGCTAGTTCGAGTAATAAATAGAGATGAATTTCGATAATTCCAATTTTTTCCATCGAGTGATAACGGGGTATCGTCAAATGATATGAAGAGATGTTCTTCGTTGTTGTCCCATGTTGATGTTTTCTTTGCACCGACAAGGAGTTTATGGTCATCAAACATGATTCCGATAGATTGGACCCACGTGAAGTCACGAGTGAGTTTAGGGTTTCTTTTCCCGATAAAGTGACCATTGATGTGTAGGTTGGGGTCGGATACTAAGCAAAAGTCTTGATCTTTTTGGCCATGAAAGTAGAATGTGACACCATCTCCTCCTACAAATCTTGGATCTTGACATACAGCTCCCGGTATATTGCAACCTTCGAATTTGACAAATAAATAATGTAAAAAGTTGATTTCGGGAACAAAGCAAAACAAGCTAATGAGAATCGAATAGTCCCAATTCAGGACTTGAACCCACAACCTCAAGATTGATGTTTTAATCGATATCGCTAGTCCCTTCAGGTATAATTTTGACATGTTTATTATGGTTAATGATTTACAAATTTATTAAAAAATCAAGTTTAGTGAATgtgaagaacataaacttactgCAAACGGGCTTGCAGGATGCACAATCCACATAGCACTTTGATGAGCATTCATTTGGACAACTGTGCCATAGACCGAAGCACAATGGGTGTGAAGGAGACGTACATCTCACTTTCAATGGTTTCGGTGGTAAGTGTGGTTTTCCAGGTGCAAACTGCATCGCTAGTGAAGGTTGTTGTGCAACGACCATAGATTTGATGGCCAAGGAGATGAGCAACAATGGAAGCAGTTGAAGCAACGAGTCCATCatttgctaaaaaaaaaaaaaaatttgtatagcTTAATGATTTGTGGTACATTGATTTATGGTTTGAGGAAacatttatatgtgaatgttgatatGATAAAGTGAGAAAATGAGTAAAAAAGGACCATTTCAATGTGTTTTTATAACACAATTAACATGAGAATAAAGAACATTGAAGTGACTAGATCAAATGCTTTATACCAATACTTTAATCATGTTTCTCTCTATTAATGTTTTACCATATGAAATTAAGCATACCATTGCATGCTTGCTTCACTGGTATCCCCACACCTTGTGTGTGGAGCTTGAGTTTAGGTCATGTGTTCGAGCATCGCTCTGCTCATTCTATTAATCAATCTGCCTAAAAGATGGAGCTCCAGATTGACCCTACTGGTATTTTCTCCCGAATCCATTCAAGATTCAAACCCGGTTCGCCTGCTACTCAGGATGGTTTAAGGATCGATTTTTCTCCCGAAAGCGCGTGCGTGTGTGGCAAATGGGAGTATTCGATGCCGACTACtttccttttttaaaaaaaaaagtaaaaacttATAGTCCTATTCTGAGCACACTTTTTCCTCAAATGTGTATTTCACATGTACTTTTTATGTATCTTCAATAATTTGGAGGTTGTTAATTTATAAAAGATCTCAAACTTTTATTTAACAAATTCGAAGTTAAAATTTTTAGGCCCTAGCACACTTTTTACTCCCATGGTATTTCAAAAATGCATTTCAAAACCATGAGCCTTTCAAATACGGAGTCATAAAATTACTCTACAAATATACTTTGAAGTGTGCACAAAGTAAGAATAAATGATACTCCATTAacttttatttgtttatataaataaaataaaatgtaacaTTTGTTTATGAAGCGTGTATCGATACAAAGGTTTACGTTAACTTGTTATTTCAAATTCGGTTATACTTTGTAGGTTGACTAGTCTCCAAATCCGACTAGTCAACCTAGTCGAACAATTATTTACAACAATTACGGTCATAGCCCCTTTATAATAAGAGACCTTTTTTCTAAAAGCATGTTAGAAGCCACTGGCGAGGGCCAGAAACCACTCAACCGATCATATACGGACCACATGTTAGGAGGATAAAAAGTAAGGAAGATTGGATTATCTCCCAAAATTAATTCACCATTAATCCATtcaacatataaagtttaagtttatagcactctaaataaataaatattgtacAAAAACAAAGACACTAGAAGCTCACTTGTTTCGGGTGTGAGCCCAACACATGAGTAATGAAACCACTCTCCAGCTTAACATATAATGTTGACAACCCTGGTACTAAAATCTTTATTTGAACAAAGACTTGTCTACGTAGATGTTTATTGTAACCATTAGATGTAGAACAATGTACGACATGGTAAACGTGAAAAATGAGTTCATGCCAAAACAAACAACCGGTGGTTCATGCCAAAACAAACAACCAGTGGGGTGCAGCTGATCCAAACCACAAAGATTGTTTAACTTTATCTTATTTTAAATTTGAATAAAAAAAATCTATTTGAATAAAACGTTAAAGGAGGCTTTCGGGCCTCAAATAGGGAATTTCATAATGCAATTTGCTTTGCAATTGGTTATGGAGTTCCATGGGGGTTTCTTGCAAATGACAGGTTCTGCCCATATATAGCAAGGTTCTTCAGAGGTTTTCCTTGGGTGCGATATCCTCAAGGTTTCCTCCTAACGGTTGTAGGAAGTCAACATGACCTGTGACTTCCAAGATATGTTTAGGTGGGTGGCTAATGACCCCCGTCAGTGACCTTAATACCACCGTAGAAAAAACGATAAAGGAGACTTATGCGTTATAAAAACACTTTGAGGTGAATTTCAGTCCATTTGACCCATTCGAGATTAAACATATGCTAAATCGACCCATTCATTAGTAAATGGGTTGAAATTTACACCTCTAGTTACCATCTTAGCCAATGCTTGTTTCTTTTCATTGAAAATGTACTATTTTTACCATCCAATTAACTCCTAGCTAGATTGCATAATATTAGTGGACgttcaaaaaaaacaaaaaaacaaagaaCATTAACAAAAACTTACATTCTCATTGTCACATGCAATCATATCACCGTAGGAAGCCTGAAAAAGAAAATCAGATGATATTACTCAAATAATTAATGACAAACATGGTTGTAAAACAGTACTTCATCCCGCTTAATCTATTTTAGAAGCTGATCGGTTAATCTTGCCAAAATCGGTCAACCCCGGTCAAAAGTAGGATTTATTTGGTCAAAGTCAGATTTAGTCATTCAAAGTTGGTcaaatccgattaatccccgatttggCCGATTAATCCCCACAAAGTCCCGGCCAATTAATCCACGATTAGCAATACTTACAATAAAATTTTGATTTCTTTAGAGAATGCGACATTTGGATTGAAGTCAGACCTGATGACAGACACAATAAGTAAGTTTGTTTGGATCAAAGGAATAGCATATTCCCTTTTGAAGCCACCTGGCGGTAAATCAAGCTTCTTATAATGAAGTTTTATATACAGTAGTTTCCGTTTTTAGTTTTTAGGAACTAAAGGTAACGGAGGAAGTATTGCCGGTAATTTTCCCTCTGCATATAACATGACAGACCAAATTTTGCTTCAACTAGCACGTTAACAACcctatatacatatcaaattttaataAGTAATCGAACATTTTTGTATTCTAATTGCAAAGTCCAACATTGGATTTGATTATATGTGGAAATGGAACTAAAAGTAAAATGAGCCAAACCTTGTTTCAAATCCTTAGCAAAGTTGTGCAGATCCTCAGCGAAGTAAGTTGATATAAACAGAGACATACatatacaaagtggtttcacatgACTTAGAGCTTCAACAACCTGCTACTGAACACCAGACTAGACTAGTTGGTGGTTTCACATTACTATATTTACAAAATCGGAAGTGTTTTTCCACTTGCATAAACCAAACATAACTAACTGAAACTTAGCATCAGAACTTGCCTGCTTTCAAAAAAGAATGCACGAAAACAAATGGGGCTCGAGTCGACCACTAGTGAGGCAAAAGAAACTAATAAGGAGGTTATATGTGTTTATAATACACTTTGAGAGAGGCAAGTTCTAGTGGTCTTAGGAATGAGTTAACTGAGAATGAGCTTAAGGCAGCGTCTTAGGAATGAGCTTCAAAAAGTAATTTGGAAAAGTATCACCTTGGTGTTGAGCTTCAAAAAAAGTAATTCAGAAAGAGATCGGCAAGTTCGCTAAACAGTTTCCGTCACTTACGGATAACAACACTGAATTCTTTATGTCGAGACATGAGAACAAGGATCGAAAATCATAACATGTTGATAAAATATCAAAAAGATGAGCTGGAGTGGCTGAGATGGTATTATACTCGCAATGTATAAGGCCAAGTAGAGGAACAAGATAGAAACATGGATAGGTGGGGCACGAATCGAAGAGGACTTTGAAGATAATGACTTCAATTCAACTGTTTTTCTTTGTTATGTAATATCATTGTTTGTGATTACTTTGACTATGACTATGATAGAGACTTGAATTTGTTTTAGTGAAGACTTCTGAAAAATATACAATTTCATTGTGATGATTTATGATTAATACACTTTTTCAGAAGTCTTAGCCAAAAACAAATTCAAGTCACCACCAAAGAACCATAGTCGTAGTCAAAGTAATATCAAACAAAGAAATTGAAAAACAAAAGAGAACCATTTGAATTAAAGTCACTATCTTGAAAATCCTCTTCGATTCGTGCCCCAACTATCTCTGCTTGGCCTTTTATATTGCGAGTATAATACCATCTTAACCAGTCTAGCTCATATTCTTGGTATTTTATCAACGTTATCTGATTTTCAATTTTTGTTCTAATGTCTCGAAAGAAAGAAGTCGGAGCTGCTATCCGTAATTGACGGAACTATTTTGCGAAGTCAGCAGATCTCTTTTTGAATTACTTTTTGAAGCTCAACACCAAGATTATCCCTTTCTAAATTATATTTTTGAAGCTCATCCCTAAGACGATCCCTTTTTACCTTAAGCTCATTCTCAGTTAACTCATCATTGTTGACATGTTTTTCTTTTGCTTTCGGGTCACATAGCGCTTGATTCTTGATTGCCTCTAGCCGGTTAATTTGGTCAAACATGTCTATATTCCCTCTTTCAAAGTGTATTATAAACACATATAATCTCCTTATTACTCCCTTTGTTAGTTTATTTTAACTCATTAATGTTTGAATCAAGCCCCATTTTTTTTAGTACATTATCTTTTCACAACACGCAAGTTCTGATGCTAGGTTTCAATTAGTTTTGTTTGGTTTATGCAAGTGAAAAAACACTTCCGAGTTTGTAAATACAGTAATGTGAAACCAAATAGTAAGTTGAAACCAACTATCTATTTATTTGGCAAAGTTATGCAACTTCTCAGAAGAGGTCGAACAAGCTTAGATAGAGATATACGAAGACGTGAGTACGTGACACATAAAATTGACAAGCAGAACATACAGCACATAGAATGTTTCTCCTCCCATATTATAGTCCTTTTCTACGGTTTTGCCAATTGAAGTAGCTTGTAGTTATCAAAAACCCAATTTTAGATCATGACATATTCAAAGAGAATAAACACAATCAAACAAAGCGTATGACAACAACAAAACTTCATATGTGCACAGAGCAACAAAAGTAAGAACTCACAAGATCATAAGCTTGTCGTGCCAAGAGAAGTTTTTTGGTACATAAGCTTAACGCACTATCTTGGTTTCCTTCAATCACTTTTTTGTCTTCTCAAAAGCCATTTCATTGTCTTCATGATTACCTTTATAGGAGTATTGAGAAGCCATAAACAAACAGTTCTTCGTCTGCTGCCTTGTTTGATTTATCATCGCTTTAACACAAAAAACATATACCCTTGATCAACTCACTTAACAATAACCAATCTTGTTGTGGTTTAACTACATGTACCCCTTGTTAATTTGTTTAACCAACTAAGTATATATTTAAACACTTAGGCACATACTAGCATCGACACATAAATTAGTAAGTGTATGTGCATCACATAAGGAGCTATTTTCATAAACTTATGCCTACTGATGTAAACATAACAATTAAGTATATATTATCAGTTCAATCCTTTTTGCACAGTAATAActcatcatatcaaattataaaaaatacatatatatattataaaaatcatatgtatgtgtatatatacatacctatataATTCAAAACTAAAATTTTgactgtatgtatatataatatataaaataatttatatagcacaatgtatatataatatataaaataatttataTATCAAAATTTTGACTGTGCAATAAAGCTTACACTCCAAGTAATCGTCAACGAAAACACCAGATATTGTGATTGCCATAATTATAAGATATATGCGCGCGTAATTTCGAGCTAGGGTTTACAAAGTTTGAAATAACGAGATATTGATTTCAGGAGGAGGGAGGCAAAAAGAAAAATTAGGGGAAATTATTGTACGTTGTCGATTTGATACGGTGGATTTTGTTAATACTGAAAAAATTACAAGGGGTTGATATGTAAATTAAGTGTTTTAAGAGGGTAAAGTTTGATTTTTTGTCGTAATGGGTTAAATCTTTAAAAAGTTACAAAAAATGGTCACTCAAAAAGTTACAACAAACGTTTCGTAAATTCGGGTCCATTCAAAAAGTCGCTTGGTTGAGAGACCGGAATTACACCTTCATCAGGTATACCGCACGAGCTCAGGCAGATGATGCTAGGTACGATATGAACAGACAACTGTTTTATGGAAATCGTATTTTTGTGGGGTTTGCAAAAACCGAAATGAGACTTCATAACAGTTTCATAATCCACAAGCAAGATTCCTTTTCTTCACACAAGCAGACGGGTTATTTTGAGCACGATGAAGATCTTGTACAAAGCTTGGATACTTCAGTTATGCTTATTGATCGTAAACCTATATGTAAAGAGAAGGTTTTTCGATGGTTACAAAACAGAAATATCCCCGTTCATTTTGTTAATGTTTGGGGTGTTTATGGGTGTATTGTTCATTGTATCAATCAAGATGGTTATTCTAAAGCTATGCAGGGTCCATCTTTAGGGGATGAAGATTTCGTCTCTGTTCAATCGATGAAGGATCGTAAGGGTTCTTTTTCAAAATTTACTTGGTTACAGTTTCAAGGCCTTCCTTACGAGTGCGGGATGGTTGACAACATTATAGCAATCGCTAAGTAATATGGTAATATGCTTTGTGTTGATCGCTCGACTCACAACAAATCTCAATTTTGCTACTCTTATGTTTTCTTGGAATGCCAAGAACCCGGTGAGATTCGTGAATACCAATTTGAAACATACAAAAACTCAAAAACATATAAAGTGTGGGTGGAAGAAGAGAAACCCCACTTGGTTAATGTTTCACTGTTTGTTGATTCGGATATAGACAAACATAAATTAGAGGTCACAAGGCTATCTGCACTAAGTATTAACCTTTTTATTTTGCCGGAAGTTCAGGAGTTACCAGTGCCAGAAGTTGAGGAGTCGCCTAATTTCGGTGATCTGTTACCTGAAGCTGAAATGAACATTTCAAATTTTGAATCGTCAACTATGGTCAATGGCCAAATGGAGGAAAAAGAGACTTTTTACCTACTTCCTTAAATGATGAAGAGTTTTCCCAAAACATGTACATGAATGTACTTGACGTTTTCAACAACTTTCAACCACCCATCATATCCAATCGTGACAAAAGGGTGTTTACTTTACATAAAAGTACCAATGTGTCACCTGTTGCAAAACCTTTTTCCAAAGTCAATTCCACTTTCCCAAGCTTTACCAATCCTGTTGACATACCAGAAAGTTCTGTCAACCCATGTCCATCTTCACAGTGCAACGTACCTTGTGCTAATTTCCTTGAAAATTTTAACAAAATTAAAGAAATCCAAGCCCAAGACAACTCATCTTATTTTAACCTTCCAAAAAATAAGCTTTCAAATAGTGAAAAAACAGAGTTTATTAAAGTCTAAATCCGAAAATCTTGATAAAGACCCTTTCGATTCTGTGGTGTTATCAAATTCTTGTGTTCATGTAGGGGCTGTTCAAAATGGTGAATCGAAACAGAATAGTCAGCCTATTGTTAATGTTCAACTTGTTAATCCTACAAAAAAGGCTATTCAAGTAACAAAGTATAACGATTTCATTAGTAAGATGCATCAATACGGTGAACCGTCAACTCCTACTCACAAAAGACATCAATGAGGGTGGCGTCTTGAAATACAAGTGGCTCACTGTCTGTTGTGAATAAaacatgtgaaaggacccgttcatatacattataaacgattcacaatagttgattaaattgcgaggtatttgacctctatatgatacattttacaaacattgcattcgtttttaaaagacaatctttctttacatcgaaaattgacaggcatgcataccatttcataatatccactatccaactataaattgattcaataataatctttgatgaactcaatgactcgaatgcaacgttcttcgaaatatgctatgaaagactccaagtaatatctttaaaatgagcaaatgcacagcggaagatttctttaacacctgagaataaacatgctttaaagtgtcaaccaaaaggttggtgagttcattagtttatcataatcatttatttccatcattttaatagaccacaagaatttcatttccagttctcataaatatacgtctcatgcatagagacaaaaataatcattcatatggtgaacacctggtaaccgacattaactagatacatataagaatatcccctatcattccgggatcctccttcggacatgatataaatttcgaagtactaaagcatccggtactttggatggggtttgttaggcccaatagatctatctttaggattcgcgtcaattagggtgtctgttccctaattcttagattaccagactttaataaaaaggggcatattcgatttcgataattcaaccatagaatgtagtttcaattacttgtgtctatttcgtcaaacatttataaaagcgcatgtattctcagtcccaaaaatataaagggtaaaaaggtaaatgaaactcaccatactgtatttcgtagtaaaaatacatataacgtcattgaacaagtgcaagtttggcctcggatttacgaacctaaattaattatatatatttatgtgttggtcaatatttgtctaacaaattaggtcaagtcatagtgtaccacaatcctaatgctcgagactaatatgcaaaagtcaacaaaagtaaatttgactcaaaataatttccaaaaatctatacatgattaatatatagtttaaatatcgttgttttatatttttaaatatttttaaaagatttattagagtaaataatataatttatttattaataaataaaattttatattaaatttatataataaaatatacttatatatatattaagtaataaaatttatagggttcatttaatatcataaagataatatgataggtattattaaagtaagttattacacgtagtaaaatatgtttgtatcacatatttatttgataaaataatatctataatgatagtaagtaaaagttgtattattttgtaataacaattattattataaaaatatcaatatttataattactaagatgacattagataaaacgataattctaattatgataactttaatatttacgataatttttaatattatctttaaaataataattctatttaaaataataataataataatgatattttatagtaacaatgaaatttctattaaaatgataatttttgttaaaatgatagttttaatactaacgatacttttaataataatagtaatgataaaaataataagaacgataattttatctaaatcaatatcttataacattttaatttcatcatgatactcttacccattatttcctaatcattttgtttaatagcttttaatcgtcttttatatcgtgttcataataatgataataatagtaatcaaaataattaggtgttacaaatatttgttttaattacactaatattaataatgatagttactataacattattaacgataatactaataattatcttaatgataatatagtaatagtaataataataataacaataacaataaccatttttaaataatgatatatatattaataatgataataataataataataataataataataataataataataataataataccaataataataataataataattggataataataataatactaattataactttaacgataatagcgatagtaataataaaaaaaataacaatttttaatgataaatcccttttattgataaagataataataatgataataataagataaaactagaacgacgataaaaacgacgataataataatcatttttaataaaaatatcgaaaattcaattgattataacttctaatccgttcatcgaaaccattcgatatctaaaggaaaagttcttaatttttcgctagctttccaaggacatgcatatcttataccttatctcaaccgcaagtgtaactaattcaacattcaacctaacctgtctaagggcaatatcaaaagtacaagcatgcataatcctaaatacttgagcactagtcagggatacactattagtatgtaaaagttaaattatgagtactcacgtatcaatattgagattcaatattgcaggaaaggtacgtagacgcaacggaaatgataaacactatattgacctcacgagcatacccatgaaccatactcaatcacctccatagctataacccataatttccttaatcctatcccactcgaaaaacaatttcgaaatcactcggacagcactccgtcgtaatattttatgtatactaataatatcttgaaataatacggagtaaatatatatatgtaaatcgattgagagagtttagagaaaaatatttttaattttctatgaaataatgaaacctattgaattctatttataataga
This genomic stretch from Rutidosis leptorrhynchoides isolate AG116_Rl617_1_P2 chromosome 11, CSIRO_AGI_Rlap_v1, whole genome shotgun sequence harbors:
- the LOC139875876 gene encoding uncharacterized protein, producing MFDQINRLEAIKNQALCDPKAKEKHVNNDELTENELKVKRDRLRDELQKYNLERDNLGVELQKASYGDMIACDNENQMMDSLLQLLPLLLISLAIKSMVVAQQPSLAMQFAPGKPHLPPKPLKVRCTSPSHPLCFGLWHSCPNECSSKCYVDCASCKPVCSCNIPGAVCQDPRFVGGDGVTFYFHGQKDQDFCLVSDPNLHINGHFIGKRNPKLTRDFTWVQSIGIMFDDHKLLVGAKKTSTWDNNEEHLFISFDDTPLSLDGKNWNYRNSSLFITRTSPSNGVAIEVTNSFRITAEVVPIGEEESRIHGYNITNEDCFAHLELGFKFYNLSDEVDGILGQTYRKNYVSKMKVSSKMPLLGDKPKYLTTGLFATDCAVSRFGRKNQTPVMGSAAVF